From one Dermacentor silvarum isolate Dsil-2018 chromosome 3, BIME_Dsil_1.4, whole genome shotgun sequence genomic stretch:
- the LOC119446389 gene encoding cationic amino acid transporter 4 isoform X1: MVCCIRLIQSQLEGILQFVLTQLSSALQSSYLAPALRVTFYDGIPAWYPDKGQPLKMEFGFKAFLRKLRRTKPLGTDLLETSLNRCLSTFDITLLGIGHMMGSGIYVLTATVAKSVAGPAVVVSFLISGVASLLAAFSYAEFGVRFPRAGSAYSYTYLAVGEFWAFLVGWNVVLENVIGLAAVARACSAYVDSLLGNVIKTWTADHVGRIHVTFFSEEPDLFAFVFIVVFVVVMSLGVRASSHINNIFSIVNIGIALLIVAVGSYFAKTENWTNPATGGFMPYGWHGVLAASASCFYAYIGFDSIATSAEEASDPQRSLPLATFISMSIVTVVYVSISAVLTLMVNYTEITSESGLPDALAANGATWAKVIVIIGAVCGMVTVLMGNVYALTRIVYAMAEDGLLFACFSRVNQRTQLPLAAMYSFTVLSAFLAIFLDIHTLVEMMSIGTLLAYLVVSASLIIVRYMPVSRLMGEESQEPPDMTKPCFSDDEGVFDGAGDVAGRLRATFAFLHRLYPFNQPPGIVVSYCITTLTLDVFLLSFLTQLLLEPISGGSFWAILLVLLLSLVALFCFVVILMHQQSTTLLHYKMPLVPLLPTLSIILNATLMTTLQPLTWVRLLIWVAVGLLVYFSYGIRHSKLNPDSVISPQTSLLAMESRDQPRKWGAMDQEVTSATGLTEAGDSTDDKQPLVSSSSPPPRSSS, translated from the exons ATGGTATGTTGTATACGTCTGATACAAAGCCAACTTGAAGGTATACTACAGTTCGTACTTACTCAACTTTCAAGTGCGTTGCAGTCTTCATACCTG GCTCCGGCACTCAGGGTCACGTTCTACGACGGTATTCCCGCCTGGTATCCCGACAAGGGCCAGCCTCTAAAAATGGAGTTCGGATTCAAGGCCTTCCTGCGGAAACTCCGGCGGACCAAGCCCCTGGGCACGGACCTCCTGGAGACGTCGCTCAACCGATGTCTGTCCACCTTCGACATCACCCTTCTGGGTATCGGCCACATGATGGGCTCCGGCATCTACGTCCTCACTGCCACTGTGGCAAAGTCCGTGGCCGGTCCGGCCGTGGTCGTCTCCTTCCTCATCAGTGGCGTTGCGTCCCTGCTCGCCGCGTTCAGCTACGCCGAGTTCGGCGTCCGCTTTCCCAGGGCCGGCTCGGCCTACTCCTACACATACCTGGCAGTCGGCGAGTTCTGGGCGTTCCTGGTCGGCTGGAACGTGGTACTGGAGAACGTCATCGGCCTGGCTGCGGTGGCACGGGCCTGCAGCGCCTACGTCGACTCGCTGCTGGGCAACGTCATCAAGACGTGGACCGCAGATCACGTGGGCCGGATACACGTCACCTTCTTCTCCGAGGAGCCGGACCTGTTCGCgttcgtcttcatcgtcgtcttcgtcgtggTCATGTCACTGGGAGTGCGGGCCTCGTCGCACATCAACAACATCTTCTCGATCGTCAACATCGGCATAGCGCTGCTCATCGTCGCCGTAGGCTCGTACTTCGCCAAGACAGAGAACTGGACCAACCCGGCGACCGGCGGTTTCATGCCGTACGGCTGGCACGGAGTGCTGGCCGCCTCGGCTTCCTGCTTCTACGCATACATAGGTTTCGACTCGATAGCCACGTCGGCCGAGGAAGCGAGCGATCCGCAGAGGTCACTGCCGCTCGCGACGTTCATCTCGATGAGCATCGTGACCGTCGTGTACGTGTCGATCTCGGCGGTGCTGACGCTCATGGTGAATTACACGGAGATTACGAGTGAGTCCGGGCTACCCGACGCGCTTGCCGCCAATGGTGCCACTTGGGCTAAG GTGATCGTGATCATCGGAGCAGTGTGCGGTATGGTGACGGTACTGATGGGCAACGTGTACGCGCTGACGCGCATTGTGTACGCCATGGCCGAGGATGGCCTCCTTTTCGCCTGCTTCTCGCGTGTCAACCAGCGGACGCAGCTGCCGCTGGCCGCCATGTACTCCTTCACGGTGCTGTCCGCCTTCCTGGCCATCTTCCTGGACATCCACACGCTGGTCGAGATGATGTCCATCGGCACGCTGCTCGCCTACCTCGTGGTCAGCGCCTCGCTCATCATCGTGCGCTACATGCCCGTCTCTAGGCTTATG GGCGAAGAAAGCCAGGAACCGCCGGACATGACAAAGCCCTGCTTCTCGGACGACGAGGGCGTCTTCGACGGCGCCGGCGACGTGGCCGGTCGGCTGCGGGCCACGTTCGCCTTCCTGCACCGGCTGTACCCTTTCAACCAGCCGCCGGGAATCGTGGTCTCGTACTGCATCACCACGCTCACCCTGGACGTCTTCCTGCTGAGCTTCCTCACCCAGCTGCTCCTGGAACCGATCTCGGGGGGAAGCTTCTGGGCCATACTGCTCGTGCTGCTGCTCTCACTGGTGGCGCTCTTCTGCTTCGTCGTGATCCTCATGCACCAGCAGTCCACGACGCTGCTGCACTACAAG ATGCCGCTGGTACCACTCCTGCCTACCTTGAGCATCATCCTCAACGCCACGTTGATGACAACACTGCAACCACTTACGTGGGTGCGGCTGCTTATATGGGTGGCCGTAG GactgctggtctacttcagctACGGCATAAGACACAGCAAGCTGAACCCGGACAGCGTCATCTCGCCGCAGACGTCTCTGCTTGCCATGGAGTCACGGGACCAACCTCGCAAGTGGGGTGCCATGGACCAGGAAGTGACGTCAGCCACAGGCCTGACCGAAGCGGGCGACAGCACTGACGACAAGCAGCCGCTCGTGTCGTCTTCGTCGCCACCTCCAAGATCCTCGTCCTAG
- the LOC119446389 gene encoding cationic amino acid transporter 4 isoform X2 has product MEFGFKAFLRKLRRTKPLGTDLLETSLNRCLSTFDITLLGIGHMMGSGIYVLTATVAKSVAGPAVVVSFLISGVASLLAAFSYAEFGVRFPRAGSAYSYTYLAVGEFWAFLVGWNVVLENVIGLAAVARACSAYVDSLLGNVIKTWTADHVGRIHVTFFSEEPDLFAFVFIVVFVVVMSLGVRASSHINNIFSIVNIGIALLIVAVGSYFAKTENWTNPATGGFMPYGWHGVLAASASCFYAYIGFDSIATSAEEASDPQRSLPLATFISMSIVTVVYVSISAVLTLMVNYTEITSESGLPDALAANGATWAKVIVIIGAVCGMVTVLMGNVYALTRIVYAMAEDGLLFACFSRVNQRTQLPLAAMYSFTVLSAFLAIFLDIHTLVEMMSIGTLLAYLVVSASLIIVRYMPVSRLMGEESQEPPDMTKPCFSDDEGVFDGAGDVAGRLRATFAFLHRLYPFNQPPGIVVSYCITTLTLDVFLLSFLTQLLLEPISGGSFWAILLVLLLSLVALFCFVVILMHQQSTTLLHYKMPLVPLLPTLSIILNATLMTTLQPLTWVRLLIWVAVGLLVYFSYGIRHSKLNPDSVISPQTSLLAMESRDQPRKWGAMDQEVTSATGLTEAGDSTDDKQPLVSSSSPPPRSSS; this is encoded by the exons ATGGAGTTCGGATTCAAGGCCTTCCTGCGGAAACTCCGGCGGACCAAGCCCCTGGGCACGGACCTCCTGGAGACGTCGCTCAACCGATGTCTGTCCACCTTCGACATCACCCTTCTGGGTATCGGCCACATGATGGGCTCCGGCATCTACGTCCTCACTGCCACTGTGGCAAAGTCCGTGGCCGGTCCGGCCGTGGTCGTCTCCTTCCTCATCAGTGGCGTTGCGTCCCTGCTCGCCGCGTTCAGCTACGCCGAGTTCGGCGTCCGCTTTCCCAGGGCCGGCTCGGCCTACTCCTACACATACCTGGCAGTCGGCGAGTTCTGGGCGTTCCTGGTCGGCTGGAACGTGGTACTGGAGAACGTCATCGGCCTGGCTGCGGTGGCACGGGCCTGCAGCGCCTACGTCGACTCGCTGCTGGGCAACGTCATCAAGACGTGGACCGCAGATCACGTGGGCCGGATACACGTCACCTTCTTCTCCGAGGAGCCGGACCTGTTCGCgttcgtcttcatcgtcgtcttcgtcgtggTCATGTCACTGGGAGTGCGGGCCTCGTCGCACATCAACAACATCTTCTCGATCGTCAACATCGGCATAGCGCTGCTCATCGTCGCCGTAGGCTCGTACTTCGCCAAGACAGAGAACTGGACCAACCCGGCGACCGGCGGTTTCATGCCGTACGGCTGGCACGGAGTGCTGGCCGCCTCGGCTTCCTGCTTCTACGCATACATAGGTTTCGACTCGATAGCCACGTCGGCCGAGGAAGCGAGCGATCCGCAGAGGTCACTGCCGCTCGCGACGTTCATCTCGATGAGCATCGTGACCGTCGTGTACGTGTCGATCTCGGCGGTGCTGACGCTCATGGTGAATTACACGGAGATTACGAGTGAGTCCGGGCTACCCGACGCGCTTGCCGCCAATGGTGCCACTTGGGCTAAG GTGATCGTGATCATCGGAGCAGTGTGCGGTATGGTGACGGTACTGATGGGCAACGTGTACGCGCTGACGCGCATTGTGTACGCCATGGCCGAGGATGGCCTCCTTTTCGCCTGCTTCTCGCGTGTCAACCAGCGGACGCAGCTGCCGCTGGCCGCCATGTACTCCTTCACGGTGCTGTCCGCCTTCCTGGCCATCTTCCTGGACATCCACACGCTGGTCGAGATGATGTCCATCGGCACGCTGCTCGCCTACCTCGTGGTCAGCGCCTCGCTCATCATCGTGCGCTACATGCCCGTCTCTAGGCTTATG GGCGAAGAAAGCCAGGAACCGCCGGACATGACAAAGCCCTGCTTCTCGGACGACGAGGGCGTCTTCGACGGCGCCGGCGACGTGGCCGGTCGGCTGCGGGCCACGTTCGCCTTCCTGCACCGGCTGTACCCTTTCAACCAGCCGCCGGGAATCGTGGTCTCGTACTGCATCACCACGCTCACCCTGGACGTCTTCCTGCTGAGCTTCCTCACCCAGCTGCTCCTGGAACCGATCTCGGGGGGAAGCTTCTGGGCCATACTGCTCGTGCTGCTGCTCTCACTGGTGGCGCTCTTCTGCTTCGTCGTGATCCTCATGCACCAGCAGTCCACGACGCTGCTGCACTACAAG ATGCCGCTGGTACCACTCCTGCCTACCTTGAGCATCATCCTCAACGCCACGTTGATGACAACACTGCAACCACTTACGTGGGTGCGGCTGCTTATATGGGTGGCCGTAG GactgctggtctacttcagctACGGCATAAGACACAGCAAGCTGAACCCGGACAGCGTCATCTCGCCGCAGACGTCTCTGCTTGCCATGGAGTCACGGGACCAACCTCGCAAGTGGGGTGCCATGGACCAGGAAGTGACGTCAGCCACAGGCCTGACCGAAGCGGGCGACAGCACTGACGACAAGCAGCCGCTCGTGTCGTCTTCGTCGCCACCTCCAAGATCCTCGTCCTAG